Within Romboutsia sp. CE17, the genomic segment ACACAGCTTTATGCTGCACATAAAAAGAATGTAAAGCGTGATATTGTAAATAATTTCGAATGGGTAAATGATGATAAATATGAAGATATAAAAGAAATTGAGTCTGAAATAAGTGATAATTTAGATTTATAAAATATAATTTTGACAATTTAGAACAAACGTTTGTGTAAATATACTTATTATGTTAAAATATAATTATAGACATTAATTATTTTGGAAATTTAGTTTTTTAATATAATTTACATATAATAGAAAGGAGTTGATATAATGTATTTAGATTTAAGTGAAAAACAGGTCTTGGTACTAGAGTTTATAAAAGAACAACTTATGACTAAAGGTTATCCACCTTCTGTAAGAGAAATATGTACTGCTGTAAATATAAAATCTACATCAACTGTACACGGTTATTTAAATAAGTTAGAAAAATTAGGATATATTAGAAGAGACCCTACTAAGCCTAGAGCAATAGAAGTTTTAGATGGAAGTTCTTCTTATGGTAATGTATCAGGGTTAAATCAAGAGATTATAAACCTTCCTCTTGTTGGTCAAATTACAGCAGGTGAACCAATATTAGCTCAAGAAAATATTGAAGAATATATACCTCTTCCTGCTAACTTACTTAAAGGAAGCGACAATTTTGTTTTAAGGGTAAAGGGAGAAAGTATGATTAATGCAGGGATATTAGATAATGACTATATTATTGTAGATAAGAAAAATATAGCATCGAACTCCCAAATTGTTGTAGCACTAATAAATGGAGAAACTTCTACTGTTAAAAGATTCTTTAAAGAAGGTGGCTTTGTAAGATTACAACCTGAAAATGAATTTATGGAACCGATAATATTAGATTCTAGCTCCGTTGAAATTATTGGAGTTGTTACAGGTGTATTTAGAACTATAAGCTAATAAAAAAGATATGATTAAAATTAATCATATCTTTTTTTATGTAATTAAATTATTTATATTTATGCTAATTCTAAAGCAATTTCCATCATTTTAGTAAAAGCAACTTGTCTTTCATGAGACGTTGTTTCTTCTCCAGTAAATGGACAGTCTGATATTGTTAATATAGTTAATGCATTTACACCTGCTCTTGATGCATTCATATATAATGCTGCTGCTTCCATTTCAACACAAAGTACGCCCATTTTTTGCCATTTACGTAGAGGTTCTAATCCTCCATCATTATAAAACGTATCTGATGATAATATATTTCCAACTGTAACTTCTGTTCCCTTTTCTTTAGCAACATCTACAGCTTTTTGTAGTAATTCATAACTAGCTATTGGCGCATATGTTCCTGGCAATCCATACTGATCTGCATAATTAGAATTTGTACAAGCTCCCATTCCTATAACAACATCATGTACTTTTAGCTTCTCATTAATTGCTCCTGCTGAGCCTACTCTAATTAAATTTTTAACTCCATAAAAATGTATTAATTCATATGAGTATATTCCTATAGATGGAATACCCATTCCACTTCCTTGAACTGATATTTTCTTACCTTTATAATAACCTGTATATCCAAACATACCTCTAACTGTATTGTATTGAACTACATCTTCTAAGAAAGTTTCTGCTATAAACTTTGCTCTAAGAGGATCTCCTGGTAATAAAACAGTTTCTGCTATATCTCCAACCTTCGCATTATTATGTGGTGTTGGAACTGGTG encodes:
- the lexA gene encoding transcriptional repressor LexA, coding for MYLDLSEKQVLVLEFIKEQLMTKGYPPSVREICTAVNIKSTSTVHGYLNKLEKLGYIRRDPTKPRAIEVLDGSSSYGNVSGLNQEIINLPLVGQITAGEPILAQENIEEYIPLPANLLKGSDNFVLRVKGESMINAGILDNDYIIVDKKNIASNSQIVVALINGETSTVKRFFKEGGFVRLQPENEFMEPIILDSSSVEIIGVVTGVFRTIS
- the deoD gene encoding purine-nucleoside phosphorylase — its product is MSKSPVPTPHNNAKVGDIAETVLLPGDPLRAKFIAETFLEDVVQYNTVRGMFGYTGYYKGKKISVQGSGMGIPSIGIYSYELIHFYGVKNLIRVGSAGAINEKLKVHDVVIGMGACTNSNYADQYGLPGTYAPIASYELLQKAVDVAKEKGTEVTVGNILSSDTFYNDGGLEPLRKWQKMGVLCVEMEAAALYMNASRAGVNALTILTISDCPFTGEETTSHERQVAFTKMMEIALELA